One Paenibacillus sp. FSL W8-0186 genomic window carries:
- a CDS encoding sigma-70 family RNA polymerase sigma factor, producing MQQDIVLDVKRAQQGDREAFIRLFRMLEPQLYSLAKSIVRRDEDCADAFQETTLKAYKGLATLQQPKYFKTWVIRILINECNQLLRLRSKTVVMAELPEAEPPFHYYEDSSKLDLHEAVDHLDESLRIVIHLFYFQDLSIKQISSVLDISEGAVRTRLHRARGILADEIKRKQEGKLTYGNI from the coding sequence TTGCAGCAAGATATAGTACTGGACGTCAAGCGGGCGCAGCAAGGTGACCGGGAAGCGTTCATCCGGCTCTTCCGGATGCTGGAGCCTCAGTTATATAGCTTGGCCAAGTCCATTGTCAGACGTGACGAAGACTGTGCGGACGCATTTCAGGAAACTACGCTTAAAGCGTACAAAGGCTTAGCCACATTACAACAGCCAAAATATTTTAAAACCTGGGTCATCCGGATTCTGATCAATGAATGCAATCAGTTGCTTCGTTTGCGCAGTAAGACGGTGGTTATGGCAGAACTCCCGGAAGCGGAGCCTCCGTTCCATTACTACGAGGACAGCAGCAAGCTGGATCTGCATGAGGCCGTGGATCATCTGGACGAGTCATTGCGCATCGTCATCCATTTGTTTTATTTTCAAGACTTGTCAATTAAACAAATCTCGAGTGTGCTGGACATTTCCGAAGGAGCCGTCCGAACGCGTCTGCACCGGGCTCGCGGGATATTAGCCGATGAAATAAAGCGGAAACAGGAGGGGAAGCTGACTTATGGAAATATATGA
- a CDS encoding ABC transporter ATP-binding protein has translation MKALIVNQLSKEYKTKKAVDDISFSLETGEVFALLGRNGAGKSTTINMLSGILTPTSGTIEILNTPYRHMNKIKQRIGVLPDNSNYYNEMTAIQHMKFFARVKGVSARKDSLVDLLESVGLGEDLGRKVGQFSLGMRKKLGIAQALIGSPELIFLDEPTSTLDVESALQIRQLISTLASQGITIFMTSHNLEEIERICDRVAILNHGKIEKMGTLEQLREAHTRSINITIKYQASDQSQESLWLDRLQQMAGAVQCKPPYVEIELDEEEVIPEIVQAAVECKIRIYSIERERVSLENIFLDEKLA, from the coding sequence ATGAAAGCATTAATCGTAAACCAACTGTCTAAAGAGTATAAGACGAAGAAAGCCGTGGATGATATCAGCTTTAGTCTAGAGACTGGAGAAGTATTCGCTCTTCTCGGAAGAAATGGAGCTGGCAAAAGTACTACCATCAACATGCTGAGCGGCATTTTAACACCGACTTCTGGCACAATCGAGATCTTAAATACACCCTACAGGCATATGAATAAAATCAAACAGCGCATCGGTGTCTTGCCAGATAACAGTAATTACTACAATGAAATGACCGCCATTCAGCATATGAAATTTTTCGCTCGAGTTAAAGGGGTTTCAGCCCGAAAGGACTCGCTTGTTGACCTGCTTGAATCGGTAGGTCTAGGAGAGGATTTAGGCCGAAAGGTCGGGCAATTCTCGCTTGGAATGAGAAAAAAATTAGGCATCGCTCAAGCTTTGATCGGCTCCCCAGAGCTGATTTTTCTAGATGAGCCCACCTCGACGCTGGACGTCGAGTCCGCACTGCAAATTCGTCAATTGATCAGTACGCTAGCATCTCAAGGCATTACTATATTCATGACGTCCCATAATCTCGAAGAAATTGAACGCATCTGTGATCGGGTGGCTATTCTGAACCATGGAAAAATTGAAAAAATGGGAACCTTGGAACAGCTTCGCGAGGCACATACCCGCAGCATCAACATAACTATCAAATATCAAGCCAGCGATCAATCACAAGAAAGCCTGTGGCTGGATCGGTTACAGCAGATGGCTGGTGCCGTGCAGTGTAAACCCCCTTATGTCGAGATAGAGCTCGACGAGGAAGAGGTGATCCCGGAGATTGTCCAAGCCGCGGTGGAGTGTAAAATCAGAATTTACAGCATCGAACGGGAAAGGGTCTCGCTGGAAAACATTTTTCTGGATGAGAAGCTGGCCTGA
- a CDS encoding ROK family transcriptional regulator — protein sequence MKITGDQQLIKKMNKTLVLDTIRQRQPLSRADIAATLGLNKATVSSLVSELIESQLVTEIGPGESSGGRKPTLLLFNRGAGYAIGIDIRVNDLFALLVDLEGNVIRERTVPLEDSSPDHAIDQIRKMIHWLSKKAPESPYGIVGIGIGVPGLVDEKSRIVSAPNLGWNNVAVQNLLVSEFGENIHIDNEANAGAIGEKLYGAGRDAANLIYISIGVGIGSGMIVGGELYRGISNFSGEVGHMTVSENGPLCRCGNRGCWETLASEKALLDRAAQRWKDSSAASDEEGLERLLNLARAGDPDALSLLEETGKHLGVGLANLVNILNPELIVIGNRLSMAGDLLQEPMLHTLESRSLSYHMKKTQVAFAELGIRSTALGAASMPITSFLADPDVTSQKTQL from the coding sequence ATGAAAATTACGGGCGATCAGCAACTGATCAAGAAAATGAACAAAACGCTCGTTCTGGATACGATTCGTCAGCGGCAGCCCTTGTCCCGTGCCGATATCGCCGCTACGCTCGGCCTGAATAAAGCCACTGTATCTTCGCTTGTCTCCGAGCTGATCGAGAGCCAGCTGGTCACCGAAATCGGCCCTGGCGAATCGAGCGGCGGGCGGAAGCCTACGCTGCTGCTGTTCAACCGCGGCGCCGGATATGCCATCGGCATCGATATCCGCGTCAACGATCTGTTTGCCCTGCTCGTAGACCTGGAAGGGAACGTCATTCGGGAACGAACGGTTCCCCTGGAGGATTCGTCGCCTGATCATGCGATTGACCAAATCCGCAAAATGATCCACTGGCTCAGCAAGAAAGCGCCCGAATCGCCTTACGGCATCGTCGGCATCGGGATCGGTGTACCGGGACTCGTCGACGAGAAGAGCCGGATCGTCTCGGCCCCGAACCTGGGCTGGAACAATGTCGCTGTTCAGAATTTACTCGTCTCCGAATTCGGGGAGAATATTCACATAGACAATGAAGCCAACGCAGGGGCAATCGGCGAGAAGCTGTACGGGGCCGGACGCGATGCCGCCAATTTGATTTATATCAGCATCGGTGTCGGGATCGGCTCCGGCATGATTGTCGGCGGCGAGCTGTACCGCGGCATTTCCAATTTCTCCGGCGAAGTGGGCCACATGACGGTGAGCGAGAACGGCCCCCTTTGCCGCTGCGGCAACCGCGGCTGTTGGGAGACGCTCGCTTCGGAGAAGGCGCTGCTCGATCGTGCAGCCCAGCGCTGGAAGGACAGCTCGGCCGCTTCCGATGAGGAAGGGCTGGAGCGCCTGCTAAACCTTGCCCGGGCAGGCGATCCCGATGCGCTCTCCCTGCTGGAAGAGACGGGGAAGCATCTGGGCGTCGGCCTAGCAAACCTCGTCAACATTCTGAATCCTGAATTGATTGTCATCGGCAACCGTCTGTCGATGGCTGGAGATCTGCTTCAGGAGCCTATGCTGCATACCCTGGAGAGCCGCAGTTTGTCCTATCATATGAAGAAGACGCAGGTCGCCTTCGCCGAGCTGGGCATTCGCAGCACCGCCCTGGGCGCGGCCTCGATGCCAATCACTTCCTTTCTAGCCGATCCGGATGTCACTTCGCAGAAAACCCAGCTTTAA
- the xylA gene encoding xylose isomerase, with product MSYFKNINKIQYEGSGSNNPLAFKHYNEDEVVLGKTMKEHLRFAVAYWHTLTMDGSDPFGQATMIRPWETRTGLDLAKDRVEVNFEFLEKLGAPYFAFHDRDIAPEGANLKETNENLDVIVAKIKEGMKATGVKLLWNTANMFSNPRFVHGAATTSNADVFAYAAAQVKKGLETGLELGSENYVFWGGREGYESLLNTDMGLELDNLARFFHMALDYAKEIGYTGQFLIEPKPKEPSKHQYDFDAATTIAFLQKYGLADHFKLNLEANHATLAGHTFEHELRVARLNNMLGSIDANQGDLLLGWDTDEFPTDLYAVTLAMYEILENGGLGAGGVNFDAKVRRSSFEPEDLFYSHIAGMDTFAKGLKVAAKLIEDKFFDNLLEERYASFKSGIGADIVSGKANFKTLEAYALQNSEIRNKSSHLELVKARLNEYIFATK from the coding sequence ATGAGTTATTTCAAGAACATTAACAAAATCCAGTACGAAGGTTCAGGCTCCAACAATCCGCTGGCATTCAAACATTATAACGAGGACGAAGTCGTACTTGGCAAAACGATGAAAGAGCATCTTCGTTTTGCGGTGGCTTACTGGCATACCCTGACGATGGACGGAAGCGACCCGTTCGGTCAAGCAACCATGATTCGTCCATGGGAGACTCGCACAGGTCTTGATCTTGCGAAGGACCGCGTGGAAGTAAACTTCGAATTCCTAGAGAAGCTCGGTGCTCCTTACTTCGCGTTCCATGACCGCGACATTGCTCCTGAAGGCGCAAACCTGAAAGAGACGAACGAAAACTTGGACGTTATCGTTGCTAAGATCAAAGAAGGCATGAAAGCTACCGGCGTGAAATTGCTCTGGAACACAGCGAACATGTTCTCCAACCCTCGTTTTGTTCACGGTGCAGCAACGACTTCCAATGCTGATGTATTTGCTTATGCAGCTGCACAAGTGAAGAAAGGTCTGGAAACAGGTCTTGAGCTTGGTTCTGAAAACTATGTATTCTGGGGCGGCCGTGAAGGCTACGAGTCTCTGCTCAATACGGACATGGGTCTTGAGCTTGACAACCTGGCAAGATTCTTCCATATGGCTCTTGATTATGCGAAGGAAATCGGCTACACAGGCCAATTCCTGATCGAGCCTAAGCCGAAAGAGCCTTCCAAGCACCAATACGACTTCGATGCGGCTACAACCATCGCATTCCTGCAAAAATACGGCTTGGCAGACCACTTCAAGCTGAACCTGGAAGCGAACCACGCGACACTGGCTGGACATACGTTCGAGCATGAGCTGCGCGTTGCACGCCTCAACAACATGCTGGGTTCCATCGATGCCAACCAAGGCGACCTGCTGCTTGGCTGGGATACGGATGAATTCCCGACAGATCTGTATGCAGTTACACTGGCAATGTACGAAATTCTGGAGAACGGCGGCCTTGGCGCTGGCGGCGTGAACTTCGACGCGAAGGTAAGAAGAAGCTCCTTCGAGCCGGAAGACCTGTTCTACTCTCACATCGCAGGTATGGATACCTTCGCCAAAGGACTTAAAGTAGCAGCTAAACTGATCGAGGACAAATTCTTCGACAACTTGCTGGAAGAGCGTTATGCCAGCTTCAAGAGCGGCATCGGAGCCGACATCGTATCCGGTAAAGCCAACTTCAAGACGCTGGAAGCTTATGCACTGCAAAACAGCGAGATCCGCAACAAATCCAGCCACCTGGAATTGGTTAAAGCTCGATTGAACGAATATATTTTCGCTACGAAATAA
- the xylB gene encoding xylulokinase has translation MKYVIGIDLGTSSVKTLLVGQDGEIKGEATAAYPLIHERPGYSEQDPEEWVKGTITCLKELMKSSGIAAEDIEGVSFSGQMHGLVLLDDKNEVLRHAILWNDTRTTKQCREIEAKLGDKLLDITRNAALEGFTLPKVLWVQENEPELFAKAARFVLPKDYLRYRMTGNVHMELSDAAGTLMLNVPEAKWSEEILEAFGLSSDFAPPLVGSTEETGTLLPEFAELTGLSTSTKVFGGGADNACGAVGAGIVRQGDALCSIGTSGVILSYEEDKNKDFGGKVHFFNHSHPGAFYAMGVTLAAGYSMSWFKDSLAPELSFDELLKPVADIAPGAEGLLFTPYLVGERTPHADSVIRGSFIGLSGTHRREHLARAVMEGITFSLAESLELFRQAGINVERIISIGGGAKNPVWLQMQADIFGTPVVALNNEQGPAMGAAMMAAVGSGWFDSLKDCADKFIGYRATYEPNAANVEKYARLFKLYQQVYSATRSLNEGLQEFREQ, from the coding sequence ATGAAATACGTAATCGGAATCGATCTGGGCACTAGCTCGGTAAAGACGCTGCTGGTAGGCCAAGACGGAGAGATCAAAGGAGAAGCAACGGCAGCTTATCCGCTTATTCACGAGCGCCCCGGGTACAGTGAGCAAGACCCTGAAGAATGGGTAAAAGGCACGATCACCTGCCTCAAAGAACTGATGAAGAGCAGCGGCATCGCTGCCGAGGACATCGAAGGCGTCTCGTTCTCCGGCCAAATGCACGGCCTTGTGCTGCTGGACGATAAGAATGAAGTGCTGCGCCATGCCATTCTGTGGAATGATACCCGCACGACGAAGCAATGCCGGGAAATTGAAGCCAAGCTTGGCGACAAGCTGCTGGACATTACCAGAAACGCTGCATTGGAAGGCTTTACGCTGCCGAAAGTCCTGTGGGTGCAGGAGAACGAGCCGGAGCTGTTCGCCAAAGCGGCGCGTTTTGTGCTGCCGAAGGACTATTTGCGCTACCGCATGACGGGGAACGTACACATGGAACTGTCCGATGCGGCAGGTACGCTGATGCTGAACGTGCCGGAAGCGAAATGGAGCGAGGAAATTCTGGAGGCATTCGGGCTGTCCAGCGATTTTGCGCCTCCGCTGGTCGGAAGCACCGAAGAGACCGGAACTTTGCTGCCGGAATTCGCTGAACTGACAGGGCTTTCCACGAGCACCAAGGTATTTGGCGGCGGAGCGGACAATGCTTGCGGCGCTGTTGGAGCCGGGATCGTCCGTCAGGGCGATGCGCTGTGCAGCATCGGTACGTCCGGTGTTATTTTGTCGTATGAGGAAGATAAAAATAAAGATTTCGGTGGTAAGGTGCATTTCTTCAACCACTCTCATCCGGGAGCGTTCTATGCGATGGGCGTTACGCTGGCGGCAGGCTACAGCATGAGCTGGTTCAAGGATTCGCTCGCGCCGGAACTGAGCTTCGACGAGCTTTTGAAGCCGGTAGCCGATATCGCTCCTGGAGCGGAAGGGCTGCTGTTCACGCCTTATCTGGTCGGCGAGCGTACGCCGCATGCGGACAGCGTCATCCGCGGCAGCTTCATTGGACTGTCTGGCACGCATCGCCGCGAGCATCTCGCCCGCGCTGTGATGGAGGGCATCACCTTCTCACTGGCAGAATCGCTGGAGCTGTTCCGTCAAGCGGGAATTAACGTGGAGCGCATTATCTCGATCGGCGGCGGCGCCAAGAATCCGGTATGGCTGCAAATGCAGGCGGATATTTTCGGCACGCCGGTCGTTGCATTGAACAACGAGCAGGGCCCGGCCATGGGCGCAGCGATGATGGCAGCGGTTGGCAGCGGCTGGTTTGACAGCCTGAAGGACTGCGCGGATAAATTCATCGGTTACCGTGCCACATACGAGCCAAATGCGGCGAATGTCGAGAAATATGCACGGTTGTTCAAGCTCTACCAGCAAGTATACTCGGCAACCCGTTCCTTGAACGAGGGCTTGCAGGAGTTCAGAGAGCAGTAA
- a CDS encoding histidine kinase, translating to MIIGNVYRKYFKNNLFLKMILFFSIIMIVTIITFSYLMFLSLSEAAVQRQMNIQKRAVESVSSYVSGKYESVQNMMRDVYRDSELASNTSFLMEHPYEEYVRFRLDKFYSDIGATTDAVQFFRNKMEDDPDIRSLMLYSADQQQLYVYNQHKQFKIIPTNAARSFVPDAMYLEEEAQVSIPNIWVRKIVNLPEQSMYSLRVPVNNKQSLRNVGQLLVYFDAEKIWGSLANYRDDFKGTIVVLSADGDVLFDTSNTLYGRKYPYAEQISSIYDTGVIGEDMTITKLTQSQGGYTVLSAVPKEELAATYRGVRNSIITIALICILVAIIVPSLFIGNFARRIYNIIRLMRKVKKGDLKARIDDPREDELGQISKSFNDMLDELNLYIDRGLKAEIKQKHAELAALEARVNPHFLYNTLEVIRMRSISHGAHDVAEMIYSLSVLFKSFVQQKSNYTLKDELEACRLYLELFRIRYKDKFSYSIRCDRPFESIPIFKMSLQPIIENYILHGMRADRNDNHIEISVQPSGEDCIVQVRDNGKGIARERLEQIMTGLYHPDKNAESFGLRSIHERLGLLFGDRYGLEIESEEGQGTTLTIRFPRKGEGVINHV from the coding sequence ATGATTATCGGCAATGTATACCGAAAGTATTTCAAGAACAATCTGTTTTTGAAAATGATTCTGTTCTTTTCGATTATCATGATTGTGACAATTATAACGTTCTCGTACTTGATGTTCTTATCCTTGTCGGAGGCTGCGGTACAGCGTCAGATGAACATCCAGAAACGGGCGGTTGAAAGCGTTAGCAGCTATGTCAGCGGGAAATACGAATCGGTGCAAAATATGATGCGCGATGTGTACCGGGACAGCGAGCTGGCGAGCAACACCTCTTTTCTTATGGAGCATCCCTATGAAGAGTATGTCCGGTTCAGATTGGATAAGTTCTACAGCGATATCGGAGCAACAACTGATGCGGTTCAGTTCTTCCGCAATAAGATGGAGGATGATCCCGACATTCGCAGCTTGATGCTGTACAGTGCGGATCAGCAGCAATTATATGTCTACAATCAGCATAAGCAGTTCAAAATCATCCCGACAAACGCGGCCCGCTCCTTCGTGCCGGATGCGATGTACCTGGAAGAAGAGGCCCAGGTATCGATCCCGAACATTTGGGTACGGAAAATTGTGAATTTGCCAGAGCAGTCGATGTACTCGCTTCGCGTCCCGGTGAACAACAAGCAATCACTGCGCAATGTCGGGCAGCTGCTCGTTTATTTTGATGCGGAGAAGATTTGGGGGAGCCTGGCGAATTATCGCGATGATTTTAAAGGGACGATCGTTGTGCTGTCCGCGGACGGCGACGTCTTGTTCGACACTTCAAATACGTTGTACGGCCGCAAGTATCCGTATGCAGAACAGATCAGCTCCATTTATGACACTGGGGTAATCGGTGAAGATATGACCATCACGAAACTGACCCAGAGCCAGGGAGGATATACCGTGCTCAGCGCGGTGCCAAAGGAAGAGCTTGCCGCCACCTACCGGGGCGTGCGCAATTCGATCATTACGATCGCCTTGATTTGCATACTGGTCGCCATTATCGTTCCGTCCTTGTTTATCGGCAATTTTGCTAGACGGATCTATAACATCATTCGTTTGATGAGAAAAGTGAAGAAGGGCGACCTGAAAGCGCGTATCGATGATCCCCGTGAGGATGAGCTTGGACAAATTTCCAAGAGCTTCAATGATATGCTCGATGAACTGAACTTGTATATTGATCGCGGGCTCAAGGCGGAAATCAAGCAGAAGCACGCGGAGCTCGCCGCGCTGGAGGCGAGGGTGAATCCCCACTTCCTGTACAATACGCTTGAAGTCATTCGCATGCGGTCCATATCCCACGGAGCCCATGATGTCGCGGAGATGATCTACAGCCTGTCGGTGCTGTTCAAGAGCTTTGTTCAGCAGAAAAGCAACTATACGCTGAAGGACGAGCTGGAGGCTTGCCGCTTGTATCTGGAGCTGTTTCGCATCCGGTACAAGGATAAGTTTTCCTACAGCATCCGATGCGATAGGCCGTTTGAGAGCATTCCCATTTTTAAAATGTCGCTGCAGCCGATCATTGAAAATTACATTCTGCATGGCATGAGGGCGGACAGGAATGACAATCATATTGAAATATCCGTACAGCCAAGCGGCGAGGATTGTATCGTCCAGGTCAGGGACAATGGCAAGGGTATTGCGCGGGAGCGGCTGGAGCAAATCATGACTGGACTGTATCATCCGGACAAGAACGCGGAATCGTTCGGGCTGCGCAGCATCCATGAGAGACTGGGGCTGCTCTTTGGCGACCGTTACGGCCTTGAAATCGAAAGTGAAGAAGGACAGGGCACCACACTTACCATTCGTTTTCCCCGGAAGGGAGAGGGGGTAATCAACCATGTTTAA
- a CDS encoding response regulator transcription factor, whose translation MFKVFIVDDEPFIIEGLYDIVDWAKLGMEIVGHAENGAIALEAMKVTPADILITDISMPVMSGLDLIRHVRAVHPELKVIVLSGYNEFDYLKEGMALGIENYLLKPINLEEFKGTLRTVAQKLNVNRSELALNEQSMRILRDNVMYRWLQDQISPKEFQERADLLGIELDQRYVQVSILRAGHSMAEVFDSVMNQLSSSENVVPFRDMDGDIVLVFNADDVSSCKEDAERISDNLRLLLSPHNKICASLGSVEKVEDASQSYSHAKRAQEYFMVRSADRILRYEDLASRQQETRLGDWPIDWNEYKKEVMAKDTKALFLRIEKDFAYLQQLEGMTPDLLQEIAMEWLIRFKMLLQEITHTDDPEPYKGGLSQIRRATTSAELMEMIKEAAAMTVDLLERDVKSPVVQQVLNYIHDAYNQDLSLKVLGSMYNIHPVYLGQLFHKEVNETFTEYINRYRIEKAKELLRMTNMKVQEIARKVGYWETGYFYKQFKKYVGISPTEFKGLS comes from the coding sequence ATGTTTAAAGTGTTTATCGTAGACGATGAGCCGTTCATTATCGAGGGGCTTTACGATATTGTCGATTGGGCTAAGCTCGGCATGGAAATTGTGGGCCATGCGGAGAATGGCGCGATTGCGCTTGAAGCGATGAAGGTAACGCCAGCCGATATTCTAATTACGGATATTTCGATGCCCGTGATGAGTGGATTGGATTTAATCCGCCATGTCCGGGCTGTTCATCCCGAGTTGAAAGTCATCGTCCTTAGCGGATATAACGAGTTTGATTACTTGAAAGAAGGCATGGCGCTTGGGATTGAGAACTATCTGTTGAAGCCGATCAATTTGGAAGAATTCAAGGGAACCTTGAGAACGGTTGCCCAGAAGTTGAATGTGAACCGGTCGGAGCTCGCCTTGAACGAGCAGAGCATGCGGATATTGAGGGACAATGTGATGTATCGCTGGCTGCAGGATCAGATTAGTCCAAAGGAGTTCCAGGAGCGTGCCGATCTGCTGGGCATTGAGCTCGATCAGCGGTATGTGCAGGTATCCATACTGCGAGCCGGGCATTCTATGGCAGAGGTGTTCGATTCTGTAATGAATCAGCTGAGTTCGTCGGAGAATGTTGTGCCCTTCCGGGATATGGACGGCGACATTGTGCTTGTGTTCAACGCGGATGATGTGTCGTCGTGCAAGGAGGATGCGGAACGAATCAGCGATAATCTGCGCCTGCTCCTGTCCCCCCATAACAAAATTTGTGCATCACTTGGCAGTGTGGAGAAGGTGGAGGATGCCTCGCAAAGCTACAGTCATGCCAAACGGGCACAGGAATATTTCATGGTCAGATCAGCCGACCGGATTTTACGTTATGAGGATTTGGCTAGCCGGCAGCAGGAGACGCGCCTCGGAGATTGGCCGATCGACTGGAATGAATACAAGAAGGAAGTTATGGCGAAGGATACGAAGGCGTTGTTTCTTCGCATCGAGAAGGACTTCGCTTATCTGCAGCAATTGGAGGGTATGACGCCGGATCTGCTGCAGGAGATCGCGATGGAATGGCTGATTCGCTTCAAGATGCTGCTGCAGGAAATCACCCATACCGATGATCCGGAGCCGTACAAGGGTGGGCTTAGCCAAATTCGGAGGGCGACAACCTCGGCCGAACTGATGGAGATGATCAAGGAAGCGGCGGCTATGACGGTGGATCTGCTTGAACGCGACGTGAAGAGTCCGGTCGTCCAGCAGGTGCTAAATTATATTCATGATGCGTACAATCAGGATTTGTCGCTGAAGGTGCTTGGCTCGATGTACAATATCCATCCGGTGTACCTGGGACAATTATTTCATAAAGAAGTTAATGAGACGTTCACCGAGTATATTAACCGATACCGGATCGAGAAAGCGAAGGAACTGCTGCGGATGACGAACATGAAGGTGCAGGAAATCGCACGGAAGGTCGGGTATTGGGAGACCGGTTATTTTTATAAACAATTCAAAAAATACGTCGGTATATCGCCGACTGAATTCAAAGGGCTTAGCTAG
- a CDS encoding ABC transporter substrate-binding protein translates to MAKQRKRLSLLLVSLMALTLVLSACGGGKASNNGAASGAGGSSDKPVELIWYTIGTPQKDVDKVMEEVNKYTKEKINATIKMKMIDFGDYTQKMQVMAASGEPMDILFTSSWAFDYVQNARKGAFMEIDELLETHGQGIKEVLDPAFLEGSKVDGHNYAVPANKELPAQEVYRFNQDLLDKYNLGISNVRSLESLEPLLKVIKENEPGITPYAIMSDHVPLMPFDYVIEKMPMAVYMDTKDYKVVNILETEEAKETLKTMRKFYQAGYISPEAATTTSVDDLYKSGKWFSDRAATQPLANNLWSASYGYPVTSTPAGDAYVYNWSVMGSMQAISANSKYPEKAMEFLNLLNTDPVLRNMIDSGIEGVHYEKVGDNVMKNLEESKNYDMPTFSLGNILITYLNENDPSDKWEQFKEFNESGKNAPLLGFNFDATNVASEIAAVQNVKDEFWASLMTGTVDPEEYLPKANEKFKAAGLDKIIAEAQKQIDEWRAANNK, encoded by the coding sequence ATGGCTAAACAAAGAAAAAGATTGTCTCTGCTTCTCGTATCCTTGATGGCGCTTACACTTGTGCTGAGCGCATGCGGAGGCGGCAAGGCGAGCAACAATGGAGCGGCTTCTGGCGCTGGAGGCAGCTCCGACAAGCCGGTTGAATTGATTTGGTACACGATCGGCACACCGCAGAAAGATGTTGACAAAGTGATGGAGGAAGTCAACAAATATACCAAGGAAAAAATCAATGCAACGATCAAAATGAAAATGATCGACTTCGGCGACTATACGCAAAAAATGCAGGTCATGGCCGCATCCGGTGAGCCTATGGACATTCTGTTCACCAGCTCCTGGGCGTTCGATTACGTGCAGAATGCCCGCAAAGGGGCATTTATGGAAATCGACGAGCTGCTGGAGACGCATGGCCAAGGCATCAAGGAAGTACTGGATCCTGCGTTCCTGGAAGGCTCCAAGGTTGACGGACATAACTATGCTGTTCCGGCCAACAAGGAATTACCAGCACAGGAGGTTTACCGCTTCAATCAAGACTTGCTTGATAAATACAATTTAGGCATTTCAAACGTACGTTCTCTGGAGAGCCTTGAGCCTCTGCTGAAGGTCATCAAGGAGAATGAGCCCGGCATCACGCCGTATGCCATCATGAGTGACCATGTGCCGCTTATGCCGTTCGACTACGTGATTGAAAAAATGCCGATGGCTGTATACATGGACACCAAGGACTATAAAGTCGTGAACATCCTGGAAACTGAGGAAGCCAAGGAAACATTGAAGACGATGCGCAAGTTCTATCAAGCCGGCTACATTTCTCCAGAGGCAGCGACCACGACTTCGGTAGATGATTTGTATAAATCCGGAAAATGGTTCTCGGATCGCGCTGCTACACAGCCGCTGGCCAATAACCTCTGGTCTGCAAGCTATGGTTATCCGGTAACCTCAACGCCAGCTGGCGATGCTTATGTATATAACTGGTCCGTTATGGGTTCGATGCAGGCGATTTCCGCAAACTCGAAATACCCTGAGAAAGCTATGGAATTTCTGAATCTGCTTAACACAGACCCAGTGCTTCGCAATATGATCGATTCTGGAATCGAAGGCGTCCATTATGAGAAAGTCGGCGACAATGTCATGAAAAACCTGGAGGAATCTAAGAACTATGACATGCCAACCTTCTCCCTGGGGAACATTCTGATCACTTACTTGAACGAGAACGATCCTTCCGACAAATGGGAGCAATTCAAAGAGTTCAACGAATCGGGTAAAAACGCGCCGCTGCTGGGCTTCAACTTTGATGCAACGAATGTAGCGAGTGAAATCGCTGCCGTGCAGAACGTGAAGGACGAATTCTGGGCATCCCTTATGACGGGTACAGTAGATCCGGAAGAGTACCTGCCAAAAGCAAATGAGAAATTTAAAGCCGCGGGTCTGGATAAGATTATCGCGGAAGCTCAAAAACAGATTGACGAGTGGA